A single window of Mycolicibacterium madagascariense DNA harbors:
- a CDS encoding Gp19/Gp15/Gp42 family protein codes for MPIATAADVAALWAKKLDTAETALVERRLAQVERMLLRRIPDLLEQIDAGDLEADDVRDIEAEAVLRVVRNPDGIYSEQDGSYGYQLSRDAADNRLRILPEEWSRLGIEPSRMFTIAPRLGAR; via the coding sequence ATGCCAATCGCTACCGCCGCCGACGTGGCGGCGCTCTGGGCCAAGAAACTAGACACCGCCGAGACGGCGCTAGTCGAGCGCCGACTGGCTCAGGTGGAGCGGATGCTCCTCCGACGCATCCCCGATCTGCTCGAGCAGATCGACGCTGGAGACCTCGAGGCCGACGACGTTCGGGACATCGAGGCCGAGGCCGTGCTCCGCGTTGTCCGCAACCCGGACGGCATATACAGCGAGCAGGATGGCAGCTACGGCTATCAGCTCTCCCGCGACGCCGCCGACAACCGCCTCCGCATCCTCCCCGAAGAGTGGTCTCGGCTCGGAATCGAACCGAGCCGCATGTTCACCATCGCCCCCCGGTTGGGGGCGCGGTGA
- the ngg gene encoding N-acetylglutaminylglutamine synthetase codes for MAQDVDDAAAVGVVQDLGWGRLVFGQTCDDPEQFGNALRAEASGRRDIGMYLDAPHVFVALHPQEFFIDPSFTYRIDLTKPLAYEPSSVPGLSVRPVRDVEDCAAINQLYLQCRMVPADVDLMWDNSQHQQHMVYLVVTDDESGDVVGTVTGIDHVQLFGDEENGSSLWCLAVDPTLSRPGVGGLLVRSLIDEFIQRGRAQMDLSVLHDNEGAIALYERMGFVRVPVLGVKRKNAINEKLFAPAKSEEELSQLNPYARIIADEAIMRGIAVHVLDAKGGYLKLTHGGTSVVTRESLSELTNAVAMSRCDDKRVARRVVAEAGIRVPRGRTATFDEQDHDFLAEVGSVVVKPARGEQGAGITVGVTSPADLDRALELAAQHSPEVLIEELCDGQDLRVVVINGKVIAAALRRPPEVVGSGDHTIRQLVEAQSRRRAAATHGESTIPIDGLTEDTVREAGYELDDVLPLNEHLTVRRTANLHTGGTIRDVTDELHPVLAKVAVDAADAIGIPVTGIDLMVPSVSGEEYAFIEANERPGLANHEPRPTAQAFVDFLFPRTAATPWAWQPDPVEQD; via the coding sequence ATGGCGCAGGACGTGGACGATGCGGCCGCGGTCGGCGTCGTACAGGATCTGGGCTGGGGGCGTCTGGTCTTCGGCCAGACGTGCGACGACCCCGAACAGTTCGGCAATGCGCTGCGCGCGGAGGCCAGTGGGCGTCGCGACATCGGGATGTACCTCGACGCGCCCCACGTCTTCGTCGCCCTGCATCCGCAGGAGTTCTTCATCGACCCGAGCTTCACCTACCGGATCGACCTGACGAAACCGCTTGCGTACGAACCGTCTTCGGTGCCGGGGCTGTCGGTTCGCCCGGTGCGCGACGTCGAGGACTGTGCGGCGATCAACCAGCTCTACCTGCAGTGTCGGATGGTCCCCGCCGACGTGGACCTGATGTGGGACAACAGCCAGCATCAGCAGCACATGGTGTACCTCGTCGTGACCGACGACGAGTCCGGTGACGTCGTCGGCACCGTCACCGGCATCGACCACGTCCAGCTCTTCGGCGACGAGGAGAACGGCTCGAGCCTGTGGTGCCTCGCGGTCGACCCGACGCTGTCGCGCCCGGGGGTCGGCGGCCTGCTGGTGCGCTCGCTGATCGACGAGTTCATCCAGCGCGGGCGGGCGCAGATGGACCTGTCGGTGCTGCACGACAACGAAGGCGCCATCGCGCTGTACGAGCGGATGGGCTTCGTGCGGGTCCCGGTGCTCGGCGTCAAGCGCAAGAACGCGATCAACGAGAAGCTGTTCGCCCCCGCCAAGTCGGAAGAGGAACTCTCCCAACTGAATCCGTACGCGCGGATCATCGCCGACGAGGCCATCATGCGCGGTATCGCGGTGCACGTGCTCGACGCCAAGGGCGGTTACCTCAAGCTGACGCACGGCGGCACCAGCGTCGTCACCAGGGAGTCGCTGTCGGAGCTCACCAACGCCGTCGCGATGAGCAGGTGCGACGACAAGCGCGTCGCCCGCCGGGTGGTCGCCGAGGCGGGCATCCGCGTGCCCAGGGGGCGCACCGCGACGTTCGACGAGCAGGATCACGACTTCCTCGCCGAGGTCGGGTCGGTCGTGGTTAAGCCGGCCCGCGGTGAGCAGGGCGCGGGCATCACCGTCGGCGTGACGAGCCCCGCCGACCTCGACCGCGCGCTCGAACTGGCGGCCCAGCACAGTCCGGAGGTGCTGATCGAGGAGCTCTGCGACGGCCAGGACCTGCGCGTGGTAGTGATCAACGGCAAGGTGATCGCCGCGGCGCTGCGGCGTCCCCCCGAGGTCGTCGGCAGCGGCGACCACACGATCCGCCAGCTGGTGGAGGCGCAGAGCCGGCGCCGGGCGGCGGCCACGCACGGCGAATCGACCATCCCCATCGACGGTCTCACCGAGGACACCGTGCGCGAGGCGGGCTACGAGCTGGACGACGTGCTGCCGCTCAACGAACACCTGACCGTGCGGCGCACCGCCAACCTGCACACCGGCGGGACCATCCGCGACGTGACCGACGAGCTGCACCCCGTCCTGGCGAAGGTCGCCGTCGACGCCGCCGACGCCATCGGCATCCCGGTGACCGGCATCGACCTGATGGTGCCGTCGGTGTCCGGCGAGGAGTACGCCTTCATCGAGGCGAACGAGCGTCCTGGCCTGGCGAACCACGAGCCGCGACCGACGGCGCAGGCGTTCGTCGACTTCCTGTTTCCCCGGACCGCAGCGACGCCGTGGGCGTGGCAACCCGACCCCGTCGAACAGGACTGA
- the lepB gene encoding signal peptidase I, with translation MDADGRAPVDAEAGTDTSESTESSEPPKKKRGAFREAAILVAIALVLYYVMLTFIARPYLIPSESMEPTLHGCAGCVGDRIMVDKVTYRFSSPEPGDVIVFKGPPAWDIGYKSIRSSSAPIRWVENALSFIGFVPPDENDLVKRVIAVGGQTVECRATTGLTVDGKKLHEPYLDVNTMMADPAIYPCLGNEFGPVTVPQGRLWVMGDNRTHSADSRAHCTNQPADAQRGLLCTGDPMAGTVPVSNVIGKARFIAWPPGRWGGVSSINPQTAQ, from the coding sequence ATGGACGCCGACGGCCGTGCGCCGGTCGACGCCGAGGCGGGCACCGACACCAGCGAGTCCACCGAGTCGAGCGAACCGCCGAAGAAGAAGCGCGGCGCGTTCCGCGAAGCGGCGATCCTGGTCGCCATCGCGCTGGTGCTGTACTACGTGATGCTGACGTTCATCGCGCGGCCGTATCTGATCCCGTCCGAGTCGATGGAACCGACGCTGCACGGCTGTGCCGGATGCGTCGGCGACCGCATCATGGTCGACAAGGTCACCTACCGGTTCTCCTCGCCGGAGCCCGGTGACGTCATCGTCTTCAAGGGCCCGCCCGCGTGGGACATCGGCTACAAGTCCATCCGATCGTCGAGTGCGCCCATCCGCTGGGTGGAGAACGCGCTGTCGTTCATCGGGTTCGTGCCACCGGACGAGAACGACCTCGTCAAGCGGGTCATCGCGGTGGGTGGTCAGACCGTCGAGTGCCGCGCGACCACGGGTCTGACGGTCGACGGCAAGAAGCTGCACGAGCCCTATCTCGACGTCAACACGATGATGGCCGATCCGGCGATCTACCCGTGTCTCGGCAACGAGTTCGGCCCCGTGACGGTCCCGCAGGGCCGGCTGTGGGTGATGGGCGACAACCGCACGCACTCCGCGGATTCGCGCGCCCACTGCACCAACCAGCCCGCCGACGCCCAGCGCGGCCTGCTGTGCACGGGTGACCCGATGGCGGGGACCGTTCCGGTCAGCAACGTCATCGGCAAGGCGCGCTTCATCGCATGGCCACCCGGCCGGTGGGGTGGCGTCTCGTCGATCAACCCGCAGACCGCGCAGTAG
- the rpsP gene encoding 30S ribosomal protein S16 — protein sequence MAVKIKLARFGKIRNPQYRIAVADARNRRDGRAIEVIGKYHPKEEPSLIEIDSERAQYWLGVGAQPTEPVLALLKVTGDWQKFKGLPGAEGTLKHPEPKPSKLDLFNAALAAADDAPTGDATPAKKKKAPAKKADDADAAEAAPAEAAAADAAPAE from the coding sequence ATGGCTGTCAAGATCAAACTCGCCCGCTTCGGCAAGATTCGCAACCCCCAGTACCGCATCGCCGTCGCCGACGCGCGCAACCGTCGCGACGGGCGCGCCATCGAGGTCATCGGCAAGTACCACCCGAAGGAAGAGCCGAGCCTCATCGAGATCGACTCGGAGCGTGCGCAGTACTGGTTGGGCGTCGGTGCCCAGCCCACCGAGCCCGTGCTCGCGCTGCTGAAGGTGACCGGAGACTGGCAGAAGTTCAAGGGCCTGCCGGGCGCCGAGGGCACGCTGAAGCACCCGGAGCCCAAGCCCAGCAAGCTGGATCTGTTCAACGCTGCGCTCGCCGCCGCCGACGACGCCCCGACCGGTGACGCCACCCCGGCCAAGAAGAAGAAGGCCCCGGCCAAGAAGGCCGACGACGCGGACGCCGCCGAGGCCGCACCCGCGGAGGCCGCAGCCGCTGACGCCGCGCCTGCCGAATGA
- a CDS encoding serine hydrolase, whose protein sequence is MHRRPAKLLAVAALTVLAAGTVSAATACEPGAAASAPSVASAQLTVVAPVDSIAALPAALPGQPSAAFAGLDERARRATAEAADDGADITVAVLDRNTGQLVTTGGGAVAIASVAKLFIADDLLLQVSKGQTTLTPDDRAAFDRMLRSSDDTAAEDFWNRGGGSAIIDRVVARYGLTSTSAPDNGRWFNTTSSVTDLVHYYDMMLAGTGGLPPEQASLILSNLAASTPTAPDGMVPGGVYPQRFGIPDALTSEPVAVKQGWMCCIGQDWLHVSTGVIGPDRRYVMAISSMQATDADDARATITKAVETMFPGGRI, encoded by the coding sequence ATGCACAGGCGGCCGGCGAAGCTGCTCGCAGTCGCCGCCCTCACCGTGCTCGCCGCGGGCACCGTGAGTGCCGCGACGGCATGCGAACCGGGGGCCGCCGCCTCCGCCCCCTCGGTCGCCTCGGCGCAACTGACCGTCGTCGCCCCGGTCGACAGCATCGCCGCGCTCCCGGCGGCACTCCCGGGTCAGCCGTCCGCGGCCTTCGCCGGGCTCGACGAACGCGCGCGACGGGCGACCGCCGAGGCCGCCGACGACGGCGCCGACATCACCGTCGCCGTGCTCGATCGAAACACTGGGCAACTGGTGACCACCGGCGGGGGCGCCGTGGCCATCGCGTCCGTCGCCAAGCTCTTCATCGCCGACGACCTGCTGCTCCAGGTGTCCAAGGGGCAGACGACGCTCACCCCCGACGACCGCGCGGCCTTCGATCGCATGCTGCGCTCCTCCGACGACACCGCGGCGGAGGACTTCTGGAACCGCGGTGGCGGCAGCGCCATCATCGACCGCGTGGTGGCGCGCTACGGGCTGACCTCCACCAGCGCGCCGGACAACGGGCGGTGGTTCAACACCACGAGCTCGGTGACCGACCTCGTCCACTACTACGACATGATGTTGGCCGGCACCGGTGGCCTGCCGCCGGAGCAGGCCAGCCTCATCCTGTCCAACCTCGCGGCGTCGACCCCCACCGCGCCCGACGGCATGGTGCCGGGCGGGGTGTACCCGCAACGGTTCGGCATCCCGGACGCCCTGACCTCCGAACCCGTTGCGGTCAAACAGGGTTGGATGTGCTGCATCGGACAGGACTGGCTGCACGTCTCCACCGGCGTGATCGGGCCCGACCGTCGCTACGTCATGGCGATCAGCTCGATGCAGGCCACCGACGCCGACGACGCGCGGGCCACCATCACCAAGGCGGTCGAGACGATGTTCCCCGGCGGGCGGATCTGA
- a CDS encoding phage major capsid protein has product MTMLRTNTADAFTPEDYGKAVDLAVKATSVAARTATVVGTDKKQINFPLWTADPAVGWYNENDVIAETDGATDEVEVIPTKTAGLTPISNELAKDSTPEALDLIAAGLSNQITRAIDGAYLANTTAKGPDGLLSIAYTGVETGASLANLDPFVAARFAAKTHGSDLTSWIVSPAQAEALSKLKVASGSNQTLIQFVEDGLTVAGLPVVVSDQVDANTKFWGIPKAHVVLVMREGTRVERFPNVQRDGQWVRAVSRLGIGFLNPAGVVRGYKIA; this is encoded by the coding sequence ATGACCATGCTCCGCACCAACACCGCCGACGCCTTCACCCCCGAGGACTACGGCAAGGCCGTCGACCTCGCAGTCAAGGCGACCTCGGTCGCAGCCCGTACCGCGACCGTCGTCGGCACCGACAAGAAGCAGATCAACTTCCCGCTCTGGACCGCGGACCCCGCTGTCGGTTGGTACAACGAAAACGACGTGATCGCCGAGACGGACGGCGCTACCGACGAGGTCGAGGTCATCCCGACCAAGACCGCGGGCCTCACCCCGATCTCGAACGAGCTGGCGAAGGATTCGACGCCCGAGGCGCTCGACCTCATCGCGGCCGGTCTGTCCAACCAGATCACGCGCGCGATCGACGGCGCTTACCTCGCCAACACCACGGCCAAGGGACCGGATGGTCTGCTCTCCATCGCCTACACGGGCGTGGAGACCGGCGCGAGCCTGGCGAATCTCGATCCGTTCGTGGCAGCTCGCTTTGCCGCCAAGACGCACGGCTCCGATCTCACGTCGTGGATCGTCTCCCCGGCGCAGGCCGAGGCGCTGAGCAAGCTCAAGGTCGCCAGCGGCTCGAACCAGACCCTGATTCAGTTCGTGGAGGACGGGCTCACCGTGGCCGGTCTCCCCGTCGTGGTCTCCGACCAGGTGGACGCCAACACCAAGTTCTGGGGCATCCCCAAGGCGCACGTCGTCCTAGTGATGCGCGAGGGCACCCGCGTGGAGCGATTCCCCAACGTCCAGCGGGACGGCCAGTGGGTCCGCGCGGTGTCGCGTCTCGGCATCGGGTTCCTCAACCCTGCCGGTGTCGTGCGCGGTTACAAGATCGCCTGA
- a CDS encoding ribonuclease HII, with amino-acid sequence MPASWPPRAVIRKSSGLRTIESALYRGGLGPVAGVDEVGRGACAGPLVVAACVLGPNRLESLSSLDDSKKLNERERERLFPLIKRYALAYHVVFIPSTEVDRRGVHVANIEGMRRAVAGLPVKPGYVLSDGFRVPGLAVPSLPVIGGDAAAACIAAASVLAKVSRDRLMVQMDQTHPGYRFGLHKGYCTPTHTAALAELGPCSEHRFSFVNVRRAHRGGGRFEVVVRDPGATETAEAEPPRQAGLG; translated from the coding sequence GTGCCGGCGTCCTGGCCGCCTCGAGCCGTGATCCGCAAGTCCTCGGGCCTGCGCACCATCGAATCCGCGTTGTATCGGGGTGGCCTCGGACCCGTCGCCGGCGTCGACGAGGTGGGCCGCGGAGCGTGCGCCGGACCGCTGGTCGTGGCGGCGTGCGTACTCGGCCCGAACCGGTTGGAGAGCCTGTCGTCCCTCGACGACTCGAAGAAGCTCAACGAGCGCGAGCGCGAACGGCTGTTCCCTCTCATCAAGCGGTACGCGCTGGCCTACCACGTCGTGTTCATCCCCTCGACCGAGGTGGACCGCCGCGGCGTGCACGTCGCCAACATCGAGGGCATGCGGCGCGCCGTCGCCGGGCTGCCGGTCAAGCCGGGTTACGTCCTCAGCGATGGCTTTCGGGTGCCGGGGCTCGCGGTGCCGTCGCTGCCGGTCATCGGGGGCGACGCCGCGGCCGCCTGCATCGCGGCGGCGAGCGTGCTGGCCAAGGTGAGCCGGGACCGCCTCATGGTGCAGATGGACCAGACCCACCCCGGGTACCGTTTCGGCCTGCACAAGGGCTACTGCACGCCGACCCACACCGCGGCGCTGGCCGAGCTGGGTCCGTGCAGCGAGCACCGCTTCTCGTTCGTCAACGTGCGTCGCGCCCACCGGGGCGGCGGACGGTTCGAGGTCGTCGTGCGCGATCCGGGTGCCACGGAGACGGCGGAGGCGGAGCCGCCGCGCCAGGCCGGACTGGGCTGA
- a CDS encoding RNA-binding protein, whose amino-acid sequence MSTVVVDAVEHLVRGIVDNPDDVRVDLVTNRRGRTVEVHVHPDDLGKVIGRGGRTATALRTLVAGIGGRGIRVDVVDTDQ is encoded by the coding sequence ATGAGCACCGTCGTCGTCGACGCCGTCGAGCACCTGGTGCGCGGCATCGTCGACAACCCCGATGACGTCCGTGTCGACCTGGTGACCAACCGCCGCGGCCGCACCGTCGAGGTGCACGTGCACCCCGACGACCTCGGCAAGGTCATCGGCCGGGGCGGCCGCACCGCGACGGCGCTGCGCACGCTGGTGGCCGGCATCGGCGGCCGCGGCATCCGCGTCGACGTGGTGGACACCGACCAGTAG
- the rimM gene encoding ribosome maturation factor RimM (Essential for efficient processing of 16S rRNA) — protein MDLVVGRVVKAHGIGGEVVVDVRTDDPYDRFSPGSTLRARAKDASERRFVVDSMREHGGRLLLRLDGVGSRDAADALRGSLFIVDTADLPPIEDPDEFYDHQLEGLAVRTLAGAEVGTVAEVLHTAAGEILAVRPTAGDGPEVLIPFVGAIVTAVSLQDGVIEIDPPDGLLDLDSI, from the coding sequence GTGGACCTCGTCGTCGGACGTGTCGTCAAGGCGCATGGCATCGGCGGCGAGGTCGTCGTCGACGTCCGCACCGACGACCCGTATGACCGCTTCTCCCCGGGCAGCACCTTGCGCGCCAGGGCGAAGGACGCGAGCGAGCGCCGTTTCGTCGTGGACTCGATGCGCGAGCACGGCGGTCGGCTGCTGCTCCGCCTCGACGGCGTCGGCTCACGCGATGCGGCAGATGCGTTGCGCGGCAGCCTGTTCATCGTCGACACCGCTGACCTGCCGCCTATCGAGGACCCCGACGAGTTCTACGACCATCAACTCGAAGGGTTGGCCGTGCGCACGCTGGCCGGCGCCGAGGTGGGCACCGTCGCCGAGGTGCTGCACACCGCGGCGGGGGAGATCCTGGCCGTGCGGCCCACCGCGGGGGACGGCCCCGAGGTGCTGATCCCGTTCGTCGGGGCGATCGTCACCGCGGTCTCGCTGCAGGACGGGGTCATCGAGATCGATCCTCCCGACGGTCTGCTGGACCTGGATTCGATCTAG
- the trmD gene encoding tRNA (guanosine(37)-N1)-methyltransferase TrmD: MRIDVVTIFPDYLDPLRQSLPGKAIANGIVDIAVHDLRRWTRDVHHSVDDSPYGGGPGMVMKAPVWGEALDEICSEATLLVVPTPAGTPFRQADAQRWSTEAHLVFACGRYEGIDQRVVDDASRRMRVEEVSIGDYVLPGGESAALVMIEAVVRLLPDVLGNPASHQQDSHSVDQDGLLEGPSYTRPPTWRDLDVPPVLLSGDHAKVAAWRREQSVQRTRERRPDLLR; encoded by the coding sequence ATGCGTATCGACGTCGTCACGATCTTCCCCGACTACCTCGACCCCCTGCGACAGTCGTTGCCGGGCAAGGCGATCGCCAACGGCATCGTCGACATCGCCGTGCACGACCTGCGGCGCTGGACCCGCGACGTGCACCACTCGGTCGACGACTCGCCGTACGGCGGCGGCCCCGGCATGGTCATGAAGGCACCGGTATGGGGGGAGGCCCTCGACGAGATCTGTTCGGAAGCAACGCTTCTCGTCGTGCCGACGCCCGCGGGGACGCCGTTCCGCCAGGCCGACGCGCAACGGTGGAGCACCGAGGCGCACCTCGTCTTCGCCTGCGGTCGCTACGAGGGCATCGACCAGCGCGTCGTCGACGACGCCTCACGCCGCATGCGGGTCGAGGAGGTGTCGATCGGTGACTACGTGCTTCCCGGTGGGGAGTCGGCGGCACTGGTGATGATCGAGGCCGTCGTCCGTCTGCTGCCCGACGTCCTCGGCAATCCGGCGTCACACCAACAGGATTCGCATTCCGTGGACCAGGACGGCCTGCTCGAGGGGCCGAGCTACACGCGGCCGCCGACCTGGCGCGACCTCGACGTGCCGCCGGTGCTGCTCTCGGGCGACCACGCCAAGGTGGCGGCCTGGCGTCGCGAACAGTCCGTGCAGCGCACCCGCGAGCGCAGGCCCGACCTGCTGCGGTAG
- the rplS gene encoding 50S ribosomal protein L19 encodes MNTLDFIDQSSLRDDIPTFSPGDTVNVHVKVIEGSKERVQVFKGVVLRRQGGGVRETFTVRKESYGVGVERTFPVHSPNIDHIDVVTRGDVRRAKLYYLRELRGKKAKIKEKR; translated from the coding sequence GTGAACACCCTGGACTTCATCGACCAGTCGTCGCTGCGCGACGACATCCCGACCTTCAGCCCCGGCGACACCGTGAACGTCCACGTGAAGGTCATCGAGGGTTCCAAGGAGCGCGTCCAGGTGTTCAAGGGCGTCGTGCTGCGCAGGCAGGGTGGCGGCGTCCGCGAGACCTTCACCGTGCGCAAGGAGAGCTACGGCGTCGGCGTCGAGCGGACGTTCCCCGTGCACTCCCCGAACATCGATCACATCGACGTCGTGACCCGCGGTGACGTGCGTCGCGCCAAGCTGTACTACCTCCGCGAGCTTCGTGGCAAGAAGGCGAAGATCAAGGAAAAGCGCTGA
- a CDS encoding nuclear transport factor 2 family protein: protein MLSLEEISDRLEIQQLLVAYSTAIDTRRFDDLDRVFTPDAYIDYRAMGGIDGSFGDVKAWLAEVLPNFPAYSHLIGNFDVTLDGDTASSRVLCFNPMVLGGDGQILFCGLWYDDEFVRTADGWRMTRRVETKCFDKVV from the coding sequence ATGTTGAGCCTGGAAGAGATCTCCGATCGCCTCGAGATACAGCAGCTCCTCGTCGCGTACTCGACCGCGATCGACACCCGCCGCTTCGACGACCTGGACCGCGTCTTCACCCCCGACGCCTACATCGACTATCGCGCCATGGGCGGCATCGACGGCAGCTTCGGCGACGTCAAGGCGTGGCTCGCCGAGGTGCTTCCCAACTTCCCGGCCTACTCGCACCTGATCGGCAACTTCGACGTGACGCTCGACGGCGACACCGCGTCGTCGCGGGTGCTGTGCTTCAACCCGATGGTCCTCGGTGGCGATGGCCAGATCCTGTTCTGCGGGCTGTGGTACGACGACGAGTTCGTCCGCACCGCCGACGGGTGGCGGATGACGCGTCGCGTCGAGACGAAGTGCTTCGACAAGGTCGTCTGA
- a CDS encoding osmoprotectant NAGGN system M42 family peptidase — MPADDRSWMVDTLLALLQTPSPSGRTDAVMRLIGSILDDLGVPFTLTRRGALTAELPGASSTIDRAIVVHADTIGCMVRALKDNGRLELVPVGTFSARFAAGARVRIFTDDSNAFITGTVMPLKASGHAFGDEIDTQPTDWEHVEVRVDRNVSTRDDLVALGMNVGDFVAFITSPELTEDGFIVSRHLDGKAGVAVALALARHVMSNEVVLPHRTTIMVTITEEVGHGASSGLPPDVAELISVDNAVCAPGQHSLEHGVTIPMADLHGPFDYHLTRKLLRLAKEQGIEHARDIFRFYRSDAAAAIEAGANTRAALVAFGLDGSHGWERSHLDSLSACYLLLQGWLRTPLTFATWDANPTGKLRDFPYSKQPAPSEQWVPLSRGDHTEPGDVSPGTHWPPSEGPQA; from the coding sequence ATGCCCGCAGACGACCGCAGCTGGATGGTCGACACGTTGCTGGCCCTGCTGCAGACGCCGAGCCCGTCCGGCCGCACGGACGCGGTGATGCGATTGATCGGCAGCATTCTCGACGACCTCGGCGTGCCCTTCACGCTGACCCGTCGGGGCGCGTTGACCGCGGAGCTGCCGGGCGCGTCGTCGACGATCGACCGGGCCATCGTCGTGCACGCGGACACCATCGGCTGCATGGTGCGCGCGCTGAAGGACAACGGCAGGCTGGAGCTGGTTCCGGTCGGCACGTTCTCGGCGCGGTTCGCCGCCGGCGCGCGCGTGCGCATCTTCACCGATGACAGCAATGCGTTCATTACCGGAACGGTCATGCCGCTCAAGGCTTCTGGACATGCCTTCGGCGACGAGATCGACACCCAGCCGACGGATTGGGAGCACGTCGAGGTCCGGGTCGACCGCAACGTGTCCACGCGCGACGACCTGGTGGCCCTCGGGATGAACGTCGGCGACTTCGTCGCGTTCATCACCAGCCCCGAACTGACCGAGGACGGGTTCATCGTCTCGCGTCACCTCGACGGCAAGGCCGGCGTCGCCGTCGCCCTCGCGCTGGCCCGCCACGTGATGAGCAACGAGGTGGTGCTGCCGCACCGCACGACGATCATGGTGACGATCACCGAGGAGGTCGGGCACGGCGCCAGTAGCGGGTTGCCACCGGACGTCGCCGAGCTGATCTCGGTCGACAACGCGGTATGCGCCCCGGGGCAACACTCCCTCGAGCACGGCGTGACCATCCCGATGGCCGACCTGCACGGCCCGTTCGACTACCACCTCACCCGCAAGCTGCTGCGGCTGGCGAAGGAACAGGGCATCGAGCACGCCCGCGACATCTTCCGCTTCTACCGCTCCGACGCGGCGGCGGCGATCGAGGCGGGGGCCAACACGCGGGCCGCGCTGGTGGCGTTCGGGCTCGACGGCAGCCACGGCTGGGAGCGCAGCCACCTCGACTCGCTATCCGCGTGCTACCTGTTGCTCCAGGGCTGGCTGCGCACCCCGCTGACGTTCGCGACGTGGGACGCTAACCCGACGGGCAAGCTCCGCGACTTCCCGTACTCCAAGCAGCCCGCGCCGAGCGAGCAGTGGGTCCCGCTGTCGCGCGGTGACCACACCGAGCCGGGGGACGTCTCGCCCGGCACGCACTGGCCGCCGTCGGAGGGGCCGCAGGCCTGA
- a CDS encoding DUF2469 domain-containing protein encodes MSAEDLEKYETEMELSLYREYKDIVGQFSYVVETERRFYLANSVELVPRNADGEVYFELRLADAWVWDMYRPARFVKQVRVITFKDVNIEEVEKPELRLPD; translated from the coding sequence ATGAGTGCCGAAGATCTCGAGAAGTACGAAACCGAGATGGAGCTCTCGCTGTACCGCGAATACAAGGACATCGTGGGGCAGTTCAGTTACGTCGTGGAGACCGAGCGTCGCTTCTACCTCGCCAACAGCGTCGAGCTGGTGCCGCGCAACGCCGATGGCGAGGTCTACTTCGAGCTCCGGCTCGCCGACGCATGGGTCTGGGACATGTACCGGCCCGCCCGGTTCGTCAAGCAGGTGCGCGTGATCACGTTCAAGGACGTCAACATCGAAGAGGTCGAGAAGCCCGAACTGCGGCTGCCCGACTGA